DNA from Streptococcus parasuis:
GCTCCAAGTACAGAAGAAATTCAGCAATACCAAGAAGATCAGGCTGAAAAAGAGCGGGTAGCTGCCATTGTTAAAAAATTGAATCAAGAGAATAAAAAAAATAAGAAACAGGTCCCTCCTTCAAAAAAAACAGCTCAAAAAGCTGACAGAAAACCTGTTCGTTTCCCTGGTACATAAACATGTGGTTGGAACGATTAGCATTAAAACATTTTCGGAATTACAACCATTTAGATATTGAGTTTCACAAAGGACTCAATGTCTTTTTAGGTGAAAATGCCCAAGGTAAAACCAATGTGCTAGAATCTATCTATTTTTTAGCCCTGACACGGAGTCATCGAACCCGAACAGATAAAGACCTTCTACAATTTCAGGAAAAAGAATTATCTATTTCCGGAATACTTCATCGTACAAATGGTAAGATTCCGCTTGACATTCACTTGACAGATAAAGGGCGAGTAACAAAAGTCAATCATCTCAAACAAGCAAAGCTTTCAAACTACATTGGACACATGAACGTTGTTCTTTTTGCACCGGAAGACTTGCAATTAATCAAAGGTGCCCCTGCCTTAAGGAGAAAGTTCATTGATGTCGAATTAGGACAAATCAAACCAATATATCTCTCAGACTTGTCAAGCTATAACCATGTTTTAAAACAAAGAAATGCCTATCTTAAATCTACAGAAAAGGTAGACAATACCTTTTTATCTGTATTGGATCATCAACTAGCAGAGTATGGTAGTCGTGTTATCCAACACCGGATTGACTTTCTAAAAAAATTAGAATTGCATGGCAACAGCAAAGTTCAAGAAATCTCAAATCAAAAAGAAACCTTAAACATTCAATATCTATCTTCAGTTAACTTGACTAACTCTG
Protein-coding regions in this window:
- the recF gene encoding DNA replication/repair protein RecF (All proteins in this family for which functions are known are DNA-binding proteins that assist the filamentation of RecA onto DNA for the initiation of recombination or recombinational repair.), with protein sequence MWLERLALKHFRNYNHLDIEFHKGLNVFLGENAQGKTNVLESIYFLALTRSHRTRTDKDLLQFQEKELSISGILHRTNGKIPLDIHLTDKGRVTKVNHLKQAKLSNYIGHMNVVLFAPEDLQLIKGAPALRRKFIDVELGQIKPIYLSDLSSYNHVLKQRNAYLKSTEKVDNTFLSVLDHQLAEYGSRVIQHRIDFLKKLELHGNSKVQEISNQKETLNIQYLSSVNLTNSVNLIDAFLTELENSRKRDLFKKNTGVGPHRDDIAFFLNDMNAHFGSQGQHRSLVLSLKLAEIELMKEMTREYPILLLDDVMSELDNNRQLKLLETITDTIQTFITTTSLDHLHKLPENLKIFHIQKGNITED